One stretch of Diabrotica undecimpunctata isolate CICGRU chromosome 5, icDiaUnde3, whole genome shotgun sequence DNA includes these proteins:
- the LOC140442105 gene encoding uncharacterized protein, with the protein MNNLSSGCFFVRANLYADDLVVYIKCKNITSGAKILQNLLYKIEEWSSKTGFLFSTNKTHYTVFSKRKNTIPVSLIFNGQNISHSEESNFLDLKFDYKLNWKTHITNLQPTCQNRINLLKILSSNIWGADSSILLNLYKSIIRSKLDYGAICYDTANKTFLKNLNTIQTALRLAVIVFRTSPVSSLQVISREPPLHLRRHLLSLNYAARISSNKKHPLYSEIINVPTSNLYRKKQYKDKPFRERINQKGFNCNEFKLSITTKLDFPKWLTPLPITDLTLTQYPKNTTNPNLIINAFKEIMEKYPNHHIIYTDASKTENVHSAAFTNKNYKYAIRIPQHCRIYTGETTAILEAIKNSSSTTENNILIITDSLSAIHGINQLFPSHPIAQNIRNELNALHHINKKVTFIWIPSHIGIQSNEEVDQLALKSIGNENVPEITKYPHTDHKQQSMNHIINLWQATWDATDSKLKTIKPRVDVSLPQQGKRRDHVIVNRLRIGHTILTHHTF; encoded by the coding sequence caaACTTGTACGCTGATGATTTAGTTGTCTATATTAAATGCAAAAATATTACATCTGGGGCTAAAATACTACAGAACCTTCTATACAAAATCGAAGAATGGTCTTCCAAAACAGGTTTCCTCTTTTCAACTAATAAGACACATTACACAGTATTCAGCAAACGTAAGAATACCATTCCTGTTTCGTTAATATTTAACGGTCAAAATATATCTCATTCAGAGGAATCTAATTTTTTGGACCTAAAGTTTGATTACAAATTAAACTGGAAAACCCACATTACGAATTTACAACCAACTTGTCAAAATAGAATAAACTTGCTGAAGATTCTATCCAGTAATATATGGGGAGCTGATTCTAGTATTCTGCTTAACCTCTACAAATCAATTATTCGCAGTAAACTGGACTACGGTGCAATATGCTACGATACAGCAAATAAAACGTTCCTAAAAAACCTGAACACAATTCAAACAGCTCTAAGATTAGCCGTCATTGTTTTCAGAACCAGTCCTGTAAGCAGCTTACAAGTAATATCAAGAGAACCCCCTCTACATCTAAGACGACATCTACTTAGTTTAAATTATGCAGCAagaatatcttccaataaaaagCACCCATTATATTCTGAGATTATTAACGTACCTACATCCAATTTGtatagaaaaaaacaatataaagacaAACCCTTTAGGGAAAGAATCAATCAAAAAGGATTCAATTGCAATGAATTCAAATTATCCATAACCACAAAATTAGACTTCCCTAAATGGCTTACCCCCTTACCTATTACCGATTTAACTTTAACACAGTACCCAAAAAATACCACAAATCCTAACCTTATCATTAATGCATTCAAAGAAATTATGGAAAAGTATCCAAACCACCACATAATAtacacagatgcatcaaaaactGAAAATGTCCATTCCGCAGCCTtcacaaataaaaattacaaatatgccATTAGAATTCCACAGCACTGCAGAATTTACACCGGGGAAACCACAGCGATATTAGAAGCTATCAAAAACTCCTCTTCAAcaactgaaaataatattttaatcatcacAGATTCACTCAGCGCAATTCATGGAATTAATCAACTTTTCCCTAGCCATCCTATTGCACAAAATATAAGAAATGAACTTAATGCACTACACCATATAAATAAAAAGGTTACATTTATTTGGATACCTTCACACATTGGCATTCAAAGCAACGAGGAAGTTGATCAATTGGCATTAAAATCCATCGGAAATGAAAATGTTCCAGAAATTACTAAATATCCCCACACCGACCATAAACAACAGTCCATgaatcatataataaatttatggcaAGCAACCTGGGACGCAACAGACTCTAAATTGAAAACAATAAAGCCTCGAGTAGACGTCAGCCTACCACAACAAGGAAAAAGAAGAGATCACGTAATCGTAAATCGTCTTCGAATCGGCCACACAATACTAACACACCACACCTTCTAA